The Monodelphis domestica isolate mMonDom1 chromosome 5, mMonDom1.pri, whole genome shotgun sequence DNA segment caGGGCCCTGCTGGCTTTAGGCCTGCGCCCTCTGCAGAGCCTCCCCTCCTAGCTTACATCTTCATGGTTCTTCTTCATGAAGAGCAGCTCTTCCTTCAAGGCCTCAATCTCGGACTCCAGCTGCAGCCTGGTCACATTGGTGTCGTCGATGACCTTCCGGAGGCCGTGAATGTCCTTTTCTACggacagcctcatggccagctctGCTTCATACCTaggcaggtgggggggggggggtgagaggagTTCAGCGGGGACTCTGGCCCATTCCCAGAAGCCTCAGCATATCGTGGAGGCCCACATGGGGAGGCTGGCCAGGCGCCTGCTGACTGCACTCACTCACTTGACTCTGAAGTCATCAGCGGCCAGCCGGGCGTTATCGATCTGGAGGACGATTCTGGCGTTGTCCACGGAGTTGGCGAAGATCTgttgggatgggggaggagagtAGGGGCCATAGGTGGGAAGGGAGGCCTGGGGCCCAGAGCCAGGGCTCCATCCCAGGCACAAGCACTAGCAGAGCGCTCATCAAGCCTGCTGCCCCAAGGGGTGCCTGGGTCCCTCCCCTCTGGATCCCAAAGGAAACCAGGTGCAAACCCGAGCTCTCCTCCCCCACGGTTCACCTGCAGCTTTGGCCCCAGCACCTGCTTTTCCACTCTCTCCCAAAGGGGGGGGTGAGCGGTGCAGGCCCCTCCCACCAGTTGGTCTGTTTACCCCGAGGCGACTCAGCCACATCCCCTTAACCCTTTGGCTGGAGGAAGTCTGGGAACCAGGATTTCTGGGGCCCTCTGTAGGGCCATTTGGTTTCTCCCCCACTCTCGAAAGCCCTTTGAAGCCTTTCTGGGGGCCCGAGGGCCTTGGGCATTTGGGGGAAGTAGAGGCAAGAGGCAGAAGGAAATGGGCCCCAGGGGCTCTGGGAGTTTTCTGGTTACTAGGAGGCTGGGTTAGAGGGGAGCCCCTGGAAGTCTCGTTCCTCGTCCTTTCTGGAGCCccccctctacccccccccccccccccccccccccagtgtgcTCTGCGCCTCCGCCTTTCGTTCCTGGCAACATTTACAAGTGAGTGGCAGGGCAAGAGTCAGCCGCAAAgccagggaagaagagggagccCGATTGGGGAGCCTCTTGCACCCTTACCTGCGCCCGCAGCTCCTCGATGGTCCTGAAATAGTGGCCCCATTCTCTGATCCGGGGGCCCTTCTTGTCCAGATGCTCCCGGATCTTCCCTTCTAGTTTGCGGTTCTCCGTCTCCAGGCTGCGCACGCGATCCAGATAGGAGGCGAGGCGGTCGTTGAGGTCCTGCATGGTCTCCTTCTCCCCGTGGACCCCCCCGATCCCAGCCAGTCCCCCCATCATGCTCCCGGCTCCCCAGCTCCCGCGGAAGCTGCTGGATCGGGCAGTGGAGATCCTGGAGCCAGAACCACCGGCGCCGGCATAGACACTGGCCGCGCTGCTGGCCGGCCGGATCCGGTGGCTAGGCGCCCGGACGGAGCCCAGGGAGCGGTAGTTGGTGGAATAGGTAGAGGAGCGGGTGGTGAAACTCATCGTGCCCGAAGGGGAGAGGCGGACGGACTTCAGCTGCTCAGCCTGGCTGGTGGGTGCAGGGAGAGGGCTCAGCCGGCTGCCTTtattggcgggggggggggggaaggggagggggctcCGTGAGGAccggccccgccccgccccgccccaaaGGCACCCAGGTAGCTGGCTAGAGGGGCTCGGAACCCTCCCCGACCCGGATCCTCGCTCCCAGGCCTCTCCCCGGAGTGGGAGGAAAGCAGGTGTGCGGGGCGGAGGCTTCAGGACAGGAAGTGACCCCCGCCTCCCGCCGGGGGCTCCTGAAGGCGGGGCAGACGGATGCTCCGGGTTAGAGGTTTGGAGGCGGCCGAGAGACACCAGGTATCTAGCCCGGAGTTCCCTGTCAGGGAGAATCCGGAAAAGGAGGAGGGCGCCCGGCGGCCATCTCCTCACTGGCCCGCGGGCTTTCCTCACACACTTACATTCCCGGATCTCGCCCAAGATTTCTAAGCACGCTCCCAGATTCTCTTCTACACTCCCTAGGTAATTGGCTGGGCGTGGAAGAAGATGCTTTTCCATTTCCCCAGACGTCGTGGCCAGCTTGGTGGCCTTGGACGAGTAACTGTACATCCTCGTCTGTAAAAGAGGGGAGCTCCCGTTATACCGACAGGCAGCCCGGCGTGGGAGAGAGTAAACCTCTCAgtcgggaagacctgggttcgagTATCCCCTTGCCCAGTGCCCAAAGGCTCCTTTCTTGGGGAGGCTCTAAGATGAGGAGGTGCCCGCCGGCTTTTGTGGAGGAAATGCATCGAGGGGGAAACGCTTCCTAAAGCATCACAGCAATTCCAGAGAAGTGGGACCTCCCACAAGCACTCCCACGTTCCCTCCCCCTGGCTTTCCTTGCCCCTCTCCCCAGTCTCTGTCCAGCTCCCAAGCACCGGCCTTGCCTGCTCCTTCCCCAAACCCACTTACACTGAGCTCTGGTGTTCCCCAAAGAGTCTGCCCCCTACCAGGGTGCCTATTCAGGCAATTCAAGCTCAGGATATGccaaaacagtccctgtcctcaagtagCCCACAATCCAATGGGGAGATGCTATGCAAATGAGATATGGGCAGAAGACAGTGGAAAGGatgctcattggatagagagttaggcctagagacgggaggtgaCCTCCTGATACTCTGAACCCCAATCAGTTACCTAGGCCTTGCTGTCCTGCCTTGGAACGGATACTTCAtagggattctaagacagaaggtaaaggtttaaagaaaaacacATGGGAAAGGGTAAGCCCTGGCAGGAAGGGTTCAGAGAAAGGCTTTTTGCAGACTGTGAACAATGAGGGGAGttggggaagccaggaggcagtcGAGAAAGGTGTGCCAGGCATGGGGCAGCCAAAGAAAATCCCCCAGTGGGGACATGGAGTGTCACGTTTGAGGGCAGAGGGGAGGTCAGTGTCACCGGACTGCAGCGTCTTCAGAGGGGACAGATGACTAGGGGCACTTGCCAGTCAGGGGCTTCGACCTTTCATCCCTAGCTGGACTTGGCTTTCCCTCGTTTTTGCTTGTTCTTTGCTCCCTGCTGTATTGATTTTTATCTACCATTTTGTGGGACACAGGAAGAGtgacagggggaggggagagagcgGAAAGGAGAGGGCCTAGGAATGAGGAGCGGCAGATGGAAGGGTTCCTGGACTGCTGGGGGCCACGTAGTTCTGGTTATGCAAGAAACACTGTTTAGTGACAGGGCTTAGTCACAATCAAGCTCTTGTTTGCTGTCTGTCCCCAGACCCTGGCTCACGGGATGGCGCATGGCTTTGGGTGAGTCACTCCATTTATCtgggtctgtttcttcatctgtccagTGAGGTCAAAcctcttccagctcaaaatgtTTGGATCGTGTGTTTTTCCCATACACTGACCAAGCATGAGCTGGTAGGACTGAGACTGACAGAAGAAAAGATGTTGGAAGCAGAGGGATGGGATGGGcgctggggaggagagagaatccACAGGGAGTGACTGAAATGAAAATGACATACAAAACAGCTTGCAAATAAGGGTCCTGTCCTTTGCATGAACAGCACCCCAGGATCAGCTGCAAGCTGAGAAGTTTCCCCTTTAgacatttttcttcccttccctggggGCAGGCATTGCTTCTGTATTCTAGGAGTTCTGGTTATTGATATAGAGTGAGACCTAGCCTAGGCAAACCAGTTAGTTATTTAGTTATCttttaacaaatgaatgaattaaaagcttttaccttctgtctttgtaacaaCTCTCTCTATATCTTTGTAACAGTGGGGttatttgacttgcccagggtcatacagttaggaagtatctgagttcacatttgaactcaggtcctcaaagcataccatttagttatttagttatcttttaataaataaattaatgaattaaaaactctttacctttttttttacactaagttctttaaaaacatttttttaatttaattagtcaatttagaacattattctttggttacaagaatcatattctttccttcccttcccccccccaaccccttcttgtagctgatgagcaattccactgggttttacatgtgtccttgatcagaacctatttccatgtttttgatgtttgcactaggatgttcctttagtgtctatatccccaatcatatccccttcaatacatgtaatcaagaagttgtttttcttctgtgtttttactcccacagtatttcctctgaatgtggatagtattctctCATAAGTtcctaagaattgtcctggatcattgcattgctgctaatagagaagtccattcattcaattgtgccacagtgtatcagtctctgtgtataatgttctcctggttctgctcctttcactctacatcaattcttggaggttgttctagttcacatggaattcctccactttattattccttttagcacaataatattccatcaccaacatataccacactttgttcagccattccccaattgaagggcatcccctcattttccaattttttaccaccacaaagagcacagctatgaatattcttgtacatgtcttttcccttattatctctttgggggtacaaacccatcagtgctatggctggatcaaagggcagacaaaggccctttgggcatagttccaaattgctctccacaatggctggatcaattaataactccaccagcaatacattaatgtcccaactttgccacatcccctccagcattcattactttcttttgttgtcatgttagtcaatctgctaggtgtgaggtgatacctcagagttgttttgatttgcatttctttataagagatttagaatactttttcatgtgcttattaatagttttgatttctttatctgaaaattgcctattcatgtcccttgcccatttatcagttggggaatggcttgatttttttgtacaattgatttaactgtTTATATATTTGAGcacttagacctttgtcagaggtttttgttataaagattttttcccaatttgttgcttctcttctaatttgcattggttttgtttgtacagacccttttaaattttaatttaatgtaatcaaaattatttattttatattttgtaattttttctaacttgcttggacttgaaatctttccttttccaaagatctgacagatatactattctgtgttcacctaatttgcttatagttcccttctttatattcaagacattcaccctgagtttatcttggtgttgggtgtgagatgttgatccaaacccaatctctcccatactgtcttccagttttcccagcagttttcatcaaataaaactcattaccttttgtctttgtaacaaccccaagatagaagagcaaaggctaggcaataggattaagtgatttgacatatttaggaagtgtttgaggtaaaatttgaatccaggtcctcaaGGCATACAATTTAGTTATAAATGTACTCGATTGTATTAAGAACTGATGCTTTTGATGTGTTCATCTTGTCCCCTCCAACAaggttgttattttcttcttcagaccTTGATTCAGATTTAGGTGCACATCTTACCCTTGCCtcttactagtttttttttttttaatcttaggcAGCTTGCTTCAGCCTTTGAGCCTCATTTAATCCACCTGTAAAATTCGAGTAAAAATATCTATCCTCTGCAGAGTTTTTGGGAAGGAAAGCACCTAGCAAACCTTTAAGAATtacagaaatgtgagctattatggGAGTcgctcagtaaatatttgttggttcattcattcattcattccccattcattcacttaataaacatttactgagtacCCGATATGCACAGTGGATACAAAAGTGAATCAGTCCATTTATCTGTCCTCTCCAAGAACTCACAGTTTAATCTAGGAGACCAGGAATAGACACAGATACTTAATATATAAAGTAGAATGTGAAAACAGCTTTATCTAGCTAGtaattaaatgctttacaaaaggTTTGCCCCACATGCTCTTTCTGAGGTCAGTagtgaatatattatttttattttttaaaaaatccttctgtcttagaatcaatattaagtacacttccaaggcagaagaatgggaagggcttagacattggggttaagtgacttgcccaggatcacacagctaggaagtatatgaaattagatttgaacccaggacttcctgtctctttgttcactgagccacccacctagctgccccacaaagGATAAACTTGATTGGGCCagtcaaggaaggcttcatggtgGTTGACTGGCTACAAATCCTATCCCACAGGAAGGGCAGGCTCATGGTCTTTGGTTTTCTGTCACCTACGCAGAATATGCAGGCAGTTAAAGCAGATTCAGCCCCTAGCTGCCATATTTGCATATGGCAGATACCAAACAATGTCCATTGACTTAATTGATTTGGATATGGGAGTGTTTCCAGCGgagctctctcttttcttccaagGAAAGGAGCGGCTGGCTAATAGCCCCTTATCTCCCCCCATGAAGAAAACCTGAGCCTGTACCAACAACCAGAGTGGCAACCCAAAGGGAAATGTGGCTTCCTACATCGCTGGTGGGAAGTCCCAGCCACCTGAGGGATGCTGCATCCCCCTTTCCTACTGAATGTCCAAGAGACacctttttaattgttttttaaactctcactttctgtttttgtcagttctaagacagaagagctgcaaAGTTGAGACAGTGGGGGTGAGTGGCTTGCCCggagtcatgtagctaggaagtgtccaaattcaaatttgaacccaggtcctcctgactccaggcccagcaccatTGGGCTGCCTGGCTGCCCCTCCAGTAGacatgtttttaaacatttttctttaattaacttAGACTATTTTCCCGAgattacgtgattcatgttctttccctcccctcctccctctcccttcccgtTGCCAACGAGCAATTCCTCCATGGATACCTTAAATTCAATATCTCCAAAACAGACCTTGTTACCctttccccaacccctccccACCGCCTTCTCTACGGAGAGCACCACCACCACGCCGGTCGGTCCCTCCGGCTCACTCGCTGGCTACGAGTCCTCCTCGGCGCCTCTCTCGCTTCCGCCATGGCCAGTCCGCTATGCTATGGTGCCTGTGGCGGCTTCCTTCCCGGCCTCTTAATTCCAGGGCCTTTCCTCTGCCCGTGATGCCCTGTTCGTCCttgctttgtgtatatttgtttgcctgttgtctcctCTGTAAGTAAGCTGTCGGCTCCAGGAGAGCAGGCACTGGCTTTGACCAAACTACGGTATCTCTAGAACTTAGCATAGAAGTtggcatagagtaggtgcttaataaatgtttattgctagATTGATAGAAATATAGTGTGTCCAACTTGTAAAAACCTCATAGGTCATTTCATTCAAACTCATGATTTGATTTCTATTTactattattttgaaaattaaataaattaatttattgagaatattttcctGTGGGTACataattcatgatctttccctcccctcttccctcctcattcccagagctgaccagcaattccactgggttgtacgtGTATCATTCAaactcatgatttaaaaaattagagttttTACTCTGAACTGAAGCATCAAAACTGCCTTGCCCACCTGTGCTTTCTTCTGTGCATTTACCAATTTTCAGTGGCTCCCTTTTTTGGACATCATTATAGCTATTACCTTAAGTTTTCCATCCCCAATTAAAAACCAAGAGAGAgtttttaaaatccccaaacaAACTTGTAACAAAAATAGTCTAGTCAAGCCAACAAATGCACACAACAGCCATGGCCACAAGTGTATGTTTCCTTCTCCATCCTGAATCTAATGCCTTACTATCAAGAGGTGGGTAATATGCTTCATTATGGCTTCTTTGGAGACATGCTTGGTCAATGCTTTGATCAGaatgcttcctttttttcctatgaaaataatattaataataatttttaaattaattaataattaatcaataataataatcaataactaataATTTGCAAGAgatatcaaatgaaaaaagaaagaaaacaaaatatagtatattcagtcttataaaaatataaatagagcatatccatcagttctttctcagaggacagataacatttttccattaTAAGTCTCTTGATagtttggatcattgcattgctgagaataactaggtcattcacagttgtttctCAGGATGCTTTTCTGATTCtgcttcacttttcatcagttcatataattctttccagatttttctgaaatcattctgtttgtCACTTAAAGCACAATaacatttcatcacaatcatataccacgtgttcagccactccccaattgatggataatcccataatttccaattctttactaccacaaaaagagctgctataaatattacacacacacaggACAGATaaatcccccccccttttaaatgatctctttgggatatagacctactaGTGGAATTAAAGGGTAGACATTGATTTAGAGTcttttgagcatagttctaaattgttctccagaatggttggatcagatcacaactccaccaacagtgtattagtgtcccaaccTTCCCACATCACATTTATCATTAGCcagttgatcagagttctttccaagttatttttctttacgATAGAAGTTGTTCTTTACAaaagagttgtttttcttgtaaAAGAACATTTGCATCAGTTTTGTACTTTATATAAAAGATCACTGCATCAGTTTATACTACCCAGTATTCTCTGAAATTGTCTCCTTTGATATTTCCTACATGgtagtaatattccattgcatttatataccataatttgtcaaGTCATTCTCCCATGGATGAGTACCCCCTTAGAgtctagttcttttctttttcttttaatattaatctaCTGCTTCAGGGTCAGAGAGTTTATTTAGCTTGCTGCTCTTCTCTCCCCGTATTGTTCTCTCTCTTCACTGCCCCTCACACCTGCTTGTTCCCCTCaatccccttgttttacagatgaagaaactgaggcttagagactTGCCCTAGATCTACAAATAGTTCTAATTACTAGCCCTATGGTCTTTCTACTGTTTTGCATTGACAGATTGT contains these protein-coding regions:
- the KRT18 gene encoding keratin, type I cytoskeletal 18; translated protein: MSFTTRSSTYSTNYRSLGSVRAPSHRIRPASSAASVYAGAGGSGSRISTARSSSFRGSWGAGSMMGGLAGIGGVHGEKETMQDLNDRLASYLDRVRSLETENRKLEGKIREHLDKKGPRIREWGHYFRTIEELRAQIFANSVDNARIVLQIDNARLAADDFRVKYEAELAMRLSVEKDIHGLRKVIDDTNVTRLQLESEIEALKEELLFMKKNHEDEVKSLQAQIAGSGLTVEVDSPKSQDLSKVMADIRAQYDALAQKNREELDKYWSQQIEESTVAINTRSEEVEAARNTVTELKRTVQSLEIDLDSLRNLKTSLEESLREVETRYAIQMEQINTALLHLEAELGQTRTEGQRQAQEYEALLNIKDKLEAEINTYRNLLENGEDFNLVHALDGSSSSLQSIHKTSTRRTVDGKVVAETNDTKVLRR